From Salinibacter grassmerensis, the proteins below share one genomic window:
- the glyA gene encoding serine hydroxymethyltransferase, whose translation MSALRNQDPEIHDVIQKEVQRQNEGLELIASENFASRAVMEAMGTALTNKYAEGLPGKRYYGGCEVVDRAEELARERATELYDCDWVNVQPHAGAQANSAVYLTLLDPGDTFLGLDLSHGGHLTHGSPVNFSGILYEAEYYGVEKETGRIDMNRVRDRAKEVQPKMISIGASAYPRDFDYEAFREIADEVGAFLWMDMAHTAGLIAGGVLNDPMPHTHVVTTTTHKTLRGPRGGMILLGDDYENPMGKTARKSGRTKMMSELLDSAVFPGTQGGPLMHVIAAKAVGFKEALRPSFAEYTQQVVDNAKAMGAELRERGYDLVSDGTDNHLVLIDLRNKGLTGKEAEQALEAAGITANKNMVPFDDKSPFVTSGLRLGTPAMTTRGFGPDAFAHVAEMIDRVLQNPEDEDTRATVEREVKALCDQHPLYDVAMA comes from the coding sequence ATGAGCGCGCTCCGCAACCAAGATCCTGAGATCCACGACGTCATTCAGAAGGAGGTTCAGCGCCAGAACGAGGGGCTGGAGCTCATCGCGTCCGAAAACTTCGCCTCCCGGGCCGTCATGGAGGCGATGGGCACGGCCCTCACAAACAAATACGCGGAGGGCCTGCCGGGCAAGCGCTACTACGGCGGGTGCGAGGTGGTCGACCGTGCCGAGGAGCTGGCCCGCGAACGAGCGACGGAGCTCTACGACTGCGACTGGGTGAACGTGCAGCCCCACGCCGGGGCGCAGGCCAACTCTGCGGTGTATCTGACCCTTCTCGATCCCGGGGATACCTTTCTGGGGCTCGACTTGTCGCATGGCGGCCACCTCACGCACGGCTCACCCGTCAACTTCTCCGGCATCCTCTACGAGGCCGAGTACTACGGGGTAGAGAAGGAGACCGGCCGCATTGACATGAACAGGGTGCGCGACCGGGCGAAGGAGGTGCAGCCGAAGATGATCTCCATCGGGGCAAGCGCTTACCCGCGCGACTTCGACTACGAGGCCTTCCGCGAGATCGCCGACGAGGTGGGCGCATTCCTGTGGATGGACATGGCACACACGGCGGGGCTCATCGCGGGCGGAGTCCTGAACGACCCGATGCCGCACACCCACGTGGTGACCACCACGACCCACAAGACGCTCCGCGGCCCCCGCGGCGGCATGATTCTCCTGGGCGACGACTACGAGAACCCGATGGGCAAGACGGCGCGCAAGAGCGGCCGTACGAAGATGATGAGCGAGCTGCTCGACTCGGCCGTCTTCCCCGGCACGCAGGGCGGCCCGCTGATGCACGTGATCGCCGCGAAGGCCGTTGGCTTCAAGGAAGCCCTCCGGCCCTCGTTCGCCGAGTACACCCAGCAGGTCGTCGACAACGCAAAGGCGATGGGGGCGGAGCTCCGAGAGCGAGGCTACGACCTCGTCTCCGACGGGACGGACAACCACCTCGTCCTCATCGACCTGCGCAACAAGGGACTCACCGGCAAGGAGGCCGAGCAGGCCCTCGAAGCGGCCGGCATCACGGCCAACAAGAACATGGTGCCGTTCGATGACAAGAGCCCGTTCGTCACGAGCGGACTGCGTCTGGGAACGCCCGCGATGACCACCCGTGGCTTCGGGCCGGATGCGTTTGCTCACGTGGCAGAGATGATCGACCGGGTTCTCCAAAACCCTGAGGACGAGGACACGCGGGCGACGGTTGAGCGGGAGGTAAAGGCCCTCTGCGATCAGCACCCGCTGTACGACGTCGCCATGGCGTAG
- a CDS encoding S41 family peptidase, whose translation MRLSRAKVSLLGMALAVSMGTGVLVGFWGPDDDLFELRKGLRIFGAVYEEVVTGYVEPVDPGHLVRVGVDAMLNELDPYTTYVDESENARIDIITEGQYGGVGLDVGRRNGDLTVVSPVAGADAYQQGVRTGDVITEVAGQPAASLSVEDVEALLRGQPGTTVPVTVKRTGRADPLTFSLTRERVELPDVTYQGRVGAERELGYVRLERFTRDAPGAMEAALDELRDTGPLQGIVLDLRDNPGGLLRAAVRITALFVPQGTEVVSTQGRSDAKTKSYATDRVPLLPETPVVVLVNGQSASASEIVAGALQDHDRGVVMGTTTYGKGLVQNVRSLPHNTALKITTAQYYTPSGRTIQRLDATQPDSAAAVPSRVHETAGGRTVRDGHGIRPDVQAASPSLSALEQALTRRGAFFRYANHYAATHDTLATGFSVDESDLEAFRAWLDRENVEYPLRVERTLDSLRAHVEANNYESLRDEAAALDAALDDTKAAAFERHAPALMRHLKREILARYVSARRRIEALLPADEQVTAATDLLHNANRYERLLAPEDEQ comes from the coding sequence ATGCGTCTATCCCGCGCAAAGGTGTCGCTATTGGGGATGGCCCTCGCCGTGTCGATGGGCACTGGTGTGCTCGTCGGGTTCTGGGGACCGGACGACGACCTGTTCGAGCTCCGCAAGGGCCTCCGCATCTTCGGGGCCGTCTACGAGGAGGTGGTGACCGGGTACGTGGAGCCGGTGGACCCGGGGCACCTTGTGCGCGTGGGGGTCGACGCCATGCTGAACGAGCTGGACCCCTACACCACGTACGTCGACGAGTCGGAGAACGCGCGGATCGACATCATCACGGAAGGGCAGTACGGGGGCGTGGGGCTCGACGTGGGGCGCCGAAACGGCGACCTGACGGTGGTGTCGCCCGTTGCGGGCGCCGATGCGTATCAACAGGGGGTGCGAACGGGGGACGTGATTACTGAGGTGGCGGGCCAGCCCGCGGCCTCGCTGTCGGTCGAAGACGTAGAGGCACTGCTCCGCGGGCAGCCCGGGACCACCGTCCCCGTGACGGTGAAGCGAACGGGACGCGCTGATCCCCTAACTTTTTCGCTGACCCGAGAGCGGGTGGAGCTCCCGGACGTGACGTACCAGGGGCGTGTGGGGGCGGAGCGGGAGCTTGGGTACGTGAGGCTGGAGCGCTTTACCCGCGACGCGCCGGGGGCTATGGAAGCGGCGCTCGATGAGCTTCGGGACACGGGGCCCCTCCAAGGGATTGTGCTCGACCTGCGGGACAACCCGGGTGGCCTGTTGCGGGCGGCCGTGCGGATCACGGCGCTCTTCGTGCCGCAGGGGACCGAGGTGGTTTCTACGCAGGGGCGCAGCGACGCCAAGACCAAATCGTACGCGACCGACCGCGTCCCCCTGTTGCCCGAGACGCCGGTGGTGGTCCTCGTGAACGGCCAGAGCGCCTCGGCGAGCGAGATCGTGGCGGGGGCCCTGCAAGATCACGATCGGGGCGTGGTGATGGGCACGACGACGTACGGGAAGGGGCTCGTGCAGAACGTCCGATCCCTGCCCCACAACACCGCCCTCAAAATCACGACGGCCCAGTACTACACCCCGAGCGGCCGTACGATTCAGCGCCTCGACGCAACACAGCCGGACTCCGCGGCGGCAGTCCCGTCCCGGGTGCACGAGACGGCGGGAGGCCGGACCGTGCGCGATGGACACGGCATTCGTCCGGACGTGCAGGCGGCGTCCCCGTCCTTGAGTGCGCTGGAGCAGGCCCTGACGCGGCGGGGCGCCTTCTTCCGCTACGCCAACCACTACGCCGCCACCCACGACACGCTCGCCACTGGTTTTTCGGTCGACGAGTCCGACCTGGAGGCCTTCCGGGCGTGGCTCGACCGCGAGAACGTGGAGTATCCCCTCCGGGTGGAGCGGACCCTCGACTCCCTCCGCGCACATGTGGAGGCTAACAACTACGAGAGTCTTCGGGACGAGGCGGCGGCGCTGGACGCGGCGCTGGACGACACGAAAGCAGCGGCGTTCGAGCGACACGCCCCGGCCCTGATGCGTCATCTCAAGCGCGAAATTTTGGCCCGGTACGTCAGTGCCCGTCGCCGCATCGAGGCCCTGCTTCCGGCAGATGAGCAGGTGACAGCGGCGACGGATCTCCTCCACAACGCGAACCGCTACGAGCGGCTCTTGGCCCCGGAGGACGAGCAGTGA
- a CDS encoding NUDIX domain-containing protein: MPTVHLLARAVFREANHVLVVQAEGQPHTFLPGGHREPGEGLEGCLRREIDEELGVRAEVGRYLGAVEHQWMREGERQYEINHCYAAASSALTVDTSPKAQEGYLSFAWAPVNQLDRISLQPPPLRVLLAGPDEGGAPWWASTVR; this comes from the coding sequence ATGCCTACAGTCCATCTTCTTGCGCGTGCCGTCTTCCGGGAAGCCAACCACGTACTCGTCGTTCAGGCCGAGGGACAGCCGCACACGTTTCTTCCGGGCGGGCATCGGGAGCCGGGGGAGGGCCTGGAGGGATGTCTGCGTCGCGAGATCGACGAAGAACTGGGCGTGCGTGCTGAGGTGGGGCGCTACCTGGGGGCCGTGGAGCACCAGTGGATGCGGGAAGGGGAGCGCCAGTACGAGATCAACCACTGCTACGCGGCCGCGAGCTCGGCGCTGACGGTCGACACGTCCCCGAAGGCCCAGGAGGGATACCTGTCGTTTGCCTGGGCCCCCGTCAACCAACTCGACCGCATCTCCCTGCAGCCGCCGCCCCTACGCGTCCTGCTGGCGGGGCCGGACGAGGGGGGCGCGCCGTGGTGGGCGTCCACTGTTCGTTGA
- a CDS encoding universal stress protein yields the protein MFELHDLLLAFDFSPSSKRALAYGAGLLRRTDVQLHLMHVQEVPQGPFQRESRSPVPTYKLEEEFRKRCQDVLASHSLDAGNDRLTFNAERADAVAPALVRYAESKDVGMIAMGTHGRRGVERAFYGSVAEETLRTAPTPVFTVQSPDDEEAATSVERIVAPVDFSDPSQGALQQAGRLATIYEAPLKLVHVVETPDTPSVYGPESPTVTSHKTKEKAEAALEDWGSNLAEGDLEVSYVVHRGEPAPSILRSAPHETDLIVMATRGLRGVRRAMLGSVTEEVLREASGPVLAARDFPTSD from the coding sequence ATGTTTGAACTCCACGACCTTCTGCTCGCCTTCGACTTCTCCCCCTCTTCGAAGCGGGCCCTCGCCTACGGCGCCGGTCTCCTCCGGCGAACCGATGTCCAACTGCACCTAATGCATGTCCAGGAGGTGCCACAGGGCCCCTTTCAGCGGGAGTCGCGGTCGCCCGTACCGACCTATAAGCTCGAAGAAGAATTTAGGAAGCGCTGCCAGGATGTCCTCGCATCCCATAGCCTCGACGCAGGCAACGACCGTCTCACGTTCAACGCCGAGCGGGCGGACGCCGTCGCCCCTGCCCTCGTGCGGTACGCCGAGAGCAAGGACGTCGGCATGATCGCGATGGGCACCCATGGGCGTCGAGGCGTCGAGCGGGCCTTCTACGGCAGCGTGGCGGAGGAGACACTGCGGACCGCTCCCACCCCGGTCTTTACCGTGCAATCCCCCGACGACGAAGAGGCGGCCACCTCCGTCGAACGGATCGTGGCACCGGTCGATTTCTCAGACCCATCGCAGGGCGCCCTGCAGCAGGCCGGTCGTCTCGCGACGATCTATGAGGCCCCCCTCAAGCTGGTGCACGTCGTCGAGACGCCCGATACCCCATCGGTCTACGGCCCAGAGTCCCCGACGGTCACGAGTCACAAGACGAAGGAGAAGGCGGAAGCGGCCCTCGAAGACTGGGGCAGCAATCTCGCAGAGGGGGACCTGGAGGTGTCCTATGTCGTGCACCGGGGCGAGCCGGCGCCGAGCATTCTTCGAAGCGCCCCACACGAAACCGATCTGATCGTCATGGCCACCCGCGGTCTCCGGGGCGTCCGGCGCGCAATGCTAGGGAGTGTCACCGAGGAGGTACTTCGGGAGGCGAGCGGGCCGGTGCTTGCGGCCCGCGATTTCCCGACGTCGGATTAG
- a CDS encoding cupin domain-containing protein produces the protein MQPTTPTSSVLGDRSPADFLDTYWQERPLVVRDALPNFQSPLSPEELAGLACEDGVASRLILEEGGEYPWELRHGPFASEDFLGLPETHWTLLVQEVDRLIPEVGALLDRFRFLPDWRLDDVMVSYAPTHGTVGPHIDNYDVFLLQGAGHRRWQIGTEPVEDEEIVPDLDVRILADFEAEEEFVLGPGDLLYLPPRVAHYGVATDDQCMTYSVGFRAPRHQDLVGNFLQCAMDEIGSDARYSDPDLSPVDHPGEIHDDARRTVRHLLRDLVRDDAAIDQWFGQYLTRPGRDREAVPPETPVANDELIDTLRAGRGLRPGPVSRLAFIEHDDGSATLFANGSSIDLSPDQAYAARLVTGRQQIPSDVLTPHLEDDAFVDLLADLINDGLLEWDAA, from the coding sequence ATGCAGCCCACTACTCCTACGTCGTCCGTACTGGGCGACCGCTCGCCCGCTGACTTTCTCGACACCTACTGGCAAGAACGGCCCCTCGTGGTCCGCGATGCACTGCCGAACTTCCAGTCGCCCCTTTCCCCCGAGGAACTGGCCGGCCTGGCCTGCGAGGACGGCGTCGCGAGCCGGCTGATCCTGGAAGAAGGGGGCGAATACCCGTGGGAGCTTCGGCACGGCCCGTTCGCGTCGGAGGATTTCCTCGGCCTGCCGGAGACGCACTGGACGCTTCTCGTGCAGGAGGTGGACCGCCTGATTCCGGAGGTCGGCGCCCTGCTCGACCGCTTCCGCTTCCTGCCCGATTGGCGGCTCGACGACGTCATGGTAAGCTACGCCCCCACGCACGGGACCGTCGGCCCTCACATCGACAACTACGACGTCTTTCTACTGCAGGGGGCGGGGCACCGACGCTGGCAGATTGGCACCGAGCCGGTGGAGGACGAGGAGATCGTGCCGGACCTCGACGTGCGCATTCTTGCCGATTTTGAGGCAGAGGAGGAGTTCGTGCTCGGCCCTGGCGATCTGCTGTACCTGCCGCCGCGCGTGGCCCACTACGGCGTCGCCACCGACGACCAGTGCATGACCTACTCGGTCGGCTTCCGGGCCCCGCGGCACCAGGACCTCGTAGGCAACTTTTTGCAGTGTGCCATGGATGAGATCGGCTCGGACGCGCGGTACAGCGACCCCGACCTGTCGCCGGTCGACCACCCCGGCGAAATCCACGACGACGCCCGTCGGACGGTGCGGCACCTCCTTCGCGATCTCGTGCGTGACGACGCCGCCATCGATCAGTGGTTCGGACAATACCTGACGCGCCCCGGCCGGGACCGTGAGGCCGTGCCCCCGGAGACGCCGGTGGCGAACGACGAGCTCATCGATACGCTCCGGGCCGGTCGCGGGCTGCGGCCGGGACCGGTGTCCCGGCTCGCCTTCATCGAGCACGACGACGGGTCGGCCACGCTCTTCGCGAACGGTTCGTCCATCGACCTGTCCCCCGACCAGGCCTACGCGGCCCGCCTCGTGACGGGGCGCCAGCAGATTCCGAGTGATGTGCTCACCCCTCACCTCGAGGACGACGCGTTCGTTGACCTGCTCGCGGACTTGATCAACGACGGCCTTCTGGAGTGGGACGCGGCGTAG
- a CDS encoding orotate phosphoribosyltransferase, which yields MPSMDRGTFSSSSRAELIEIGRELYEQALVRREDELITDPRGQPIGWLLDTRVPTLDGDLFTEVGSVIAERLRERDARQVVGYGFGAHPLVCSVLAVSEGDEFKGGLIREERKEHGRRRLVEGPIDADQPVVMVDDIINSGRSASEALRLVRSAGFAVDGLLTLFNFTWSNGQDRIEAEGLWVDSLLDLNLQEGTGSGSDSA from the coding sequence ATGCCGTCGATGGATCGCGGTACATTTAGCTCTTCCTCCCGAGCCGAGCTTATTGAAATCGGCCGCGAGCTCTACGAACAGGCCCTGGTGCGCCGGGAGGACGAGCTGATCACCGATCCACGGGGGCAGCCAATCGGATGGCTCCTGGACACGCGCGTGCCGACGCTGGACGGGGATCTATTCACGGAGGTCGGGTCGGTGATCGCCGAGCGGCTCCGGGAGCGGGACGCCCGGCAGGTGGTGGGATACGGGTTTGGGGCCCATCCCCTCGTCTGCAGCGTTCTGGCTGTGAGCGAGGGCGACGAGTTCAAGGGCGGGCTCATCCGGGAAGAACGGAAGGAGCACGGGCGGCGTCGGCTCGTGGAGGGGCCCATCGACGCCGACCAGCCCGTCGTGATGGTGGACGACATCATTAACAGTGGCCGCAGTGCGTCCGAAGCCCTTCGCCTCGTGCGCAGTGCCGGGTTCGCGGTCGACGGGCTCCTGACGCTCTTCAACTTCACGTGGAGCAACGGCCAGGACCGGATCGAGGCGGAGGGCCTCTGGGTCGACTCCCTGCTCGACCTCAACCTGCAGGAAGGCACCGGCAGCGGGTCCGACAGCGCATAG
- a CDS encoding zinc ribbon domain-containing protein — MSSHRECPACALEFEDTGDVKECPYCGYEFPQRSASVRWVAWGLALLLLWPALEGLMYLFG, encoded by the coding sequence ATGTCGTCTCATCGGGAGTGTCCCGCCTGCGCCCTCGAATTTGAAGACACCGGGGACGTGAAAGAGTGCCCCTACTGCGGCTACGAATTCCCACAGCGCAGTGCCAGCGTACGGTGGGTCGCGTGGGGCCTCGCACTGCTCCTCCTCTGGCCCGCCCTTGAGGGCCTGATGTACCTGTTCGGGTAG
- a CDS encoding sulfite exporter TauE/SafE family protein yields the protein MTILQTVLLGIAGLGAGLVAGLVGVGGGVIFTPVLFVVYGMLGVPAGARTPLTVGTGLFCTGLVAGTSAVHHARRGAVRWRMALGVGLASVGVVGTVSRFVVVQPWYDAATFRVLFAVVLLVVATRMVRGSAGGSSSVDASEEEAPHGWWGHWIGTGTAAGTVAAAVGVGGGVVLVPAYHRWSGHSMHRSVGTSSATIVLISGLSAIAYVVLGLGEAGRPELALGYVDVGTGVLLAGPAVVGAQGGAALAHRFETWGLRWSFALTALVVAGRLVWGAVV from the coding sequence ATGACCATCCTCCAGACCGTACTGCTGGGTATCGCGGGGCTCGGAGCCGGCCTGGTTGCTGGTCTCGTGGGCGTCGGAGGCGGAGTCATTTTCACGCCCGTCCTCTTCGTCGTGTACGGGATGCTGGGCGTCCCGGCGGGCGCCCGCACGCCCCTGACGGTGGGGACGGGGCTCTTCTGTACGGGACTGGTGGCGGGCACGAGCGCCGTCCATCACGCCCGGCGCGGCGCGGTGCGGTGGCGCATGGCGCTGGGGGTGGGCCTGGCGAGTGTGGGGGTCGTGGGCACCGTCTCGCGATTCGTCGTCGTACAGCCCTGGTACGACGCGGCGACCTTTCGGGTGCTGTTCGCGGTCGTGCTGCTCGTCGTCGCGACTCGGATGGTACGGGGCTCAGCAGGAGGATCGTCGTCCGTGGACGCCAGTGAGGAAGAGGCCCCACACGGGTGGTGGGGGCACTGGATCGGAACCGGCACCGCGGCGGGGACAGTGGCGGCCGCCGTTGGGGTGGGGGGCGGCGTGGTCCTCGTGCCGGCCTACCATCGCTGGTCGGGGCATTCGATGCACCGATCGGTGGGTACGTCCAGTGCGACCATTGTCCTCATCTCGGGACTCAGTGCGATTGCGTACGTTGTGCTCGGGCTGGGGGAGGCCGGGCGCCCTGAGCTTGCGCTTGGCTACGTAGATGTTGGGACGGGCGTTCTGCTGGCCGGACCGGCCGTGGTGGGGGCACAGGGCGGCGCTGCACTGGCGCACCGATTTGAGACGTGGGGGCTGCGGTGGAGCTTTGCCCTGACTGCGCTCGTCGTGGCGGGGCGGCTGGTATGGGGCGCTGTCGTTTGA
- a CDS encoding DUF4359 domain-containing protein, with the protein MKTLLVSIVVVAGGLIATNPGMEAFQSFVRTQAADRIERELGAGALADLLGEAGGEVLAGNASAFTKRRSYLVGSVYTTDLDRDGDADGRVLGVAHQFIVIDEFAVDD; encoded by the coding sequence ATGAAAACGCTCCTCGTGTCCATCGTAGTGGTGGCGGGAGGGTTGATTGCCACAAACCCAGGCATGGAGGCCTTCCAGTCGTTCGTCCGAACCCAGGCGGCGGATCGCATCGAGCGCGAGCTGGGGGCGGGAGCGCTGGCGGATTTGCTGGGTGAGGCGGGTGGGGAGGTCCTTGCGGGCAACGCATCGGCGTTCACGAAGCGGCGCTCGTACCTCGTGGGCAGTGTCTACACCACGGACCTGGACCGGGACGGAGACGCCGACGGCCGGGTGCTCGGGGTGGCCCATCAGTTCATTGTGATCGACGAATTTGCGGTGGACGACTGA
- a CDS encoding SAM-dependent methyltransferase, whose protein sequence is MRSVLLFAGVALGSATGLLLGCKDTETDPPAPKARVEVDSPTVEPLDVTLSDRLDADVPYAPTPMPVVDQMLAMAEVDTNDVVYDLGSGDGRIVIRAAKKYGSRGVGIEIDPERVAEARANAREAGVQDLVEFRQKDLFGADMHEATAVTLYLLPDVNLDLRPLLFEQLQPGTPIVSHGFDMGEWKPDATDTVDTDTVYRWTIPETIPSHLREAAETTSSR, encoded by the coding sequence ATGCGTTCGGTCCTCCTGTTCGCCGGGGTGGCTTTGGGGAGTGCGACGGGACTGCTGCTCGGCTGCAAGGACACTGAGACCGATCCTCCCGCCCCAAAAGCCCGGGTCGAGGTCGATTCCCCAACGGTCGAGCCTCTGGACGTCACGCTGAGCGATCGCCTCGACGCGGACGTCCCCTACGCCCCCACCCCGATGCCCGTGGTGGACCAGATGCTGGCCATGGCAGAGGTGGACACAAACGACGTGGTATACGATCTGGGCAGTGGGGACGGCCGCATTGTGATCCGGGCGGCCAAGAAGTACGGCAGCCGCGGAGTGGGGATCGAGATTGATCCGGAGCGAGTCGCGGAGGCCCGAGCAAACGCCCGGGAGGCGGGCGTTCAAGACCTCGTGGAGTTTCGGCAGAAGGACCTGTTCGGGGCCGATATGCACGAGGCCACGGCGGTCACTCTTTACCTCCTGCCCGACGTCAACCTCGATCTTCGTCCTCTGCTGTTCGAGCAACTACAGCCCGGAACGCCGATTGTCTCTCACGGCTTCGACATGGGTGAGTGGAAGCCGGACGCCACCGACACGGTGGATACCGACACGGTATACCGCTGGACCATTCCCGAAACGATTCCTTCCCATCTGCGAGAGGCAGCGGAGACGACATCCTCTCGATAG
- a CDS encoding DUF4159 domain-containing protein, whose protein sequence is MLRPFLVRLLIVVGLGLAGLVASATEARAQDDASIPVARVKYDGGGDWYSDEESLRELFAFARQHTLLDVGPQEETVELTTDKLFAFPYLYLTGHGNITFSGAEADRLRRYLRRGGFLHIDDNYGLDEHIRPELTKVFPEKQLVEVPFDHPVYTTPYDFSDGLPKIHEHDGDPPKGYGYFDDNGRLMVFYTVETDLGDGWEPAPVHSNPPEKRRAALRMGTNILMYAMTH, encoded by the coding sequence ATGTTGCGTCCTTTCCTGGTTCGCCTCCTGATTGTGGTCGGGCTCGGCCTCGCAGGGCTTGTCGCGAGTGCGACCGAAGCCCGAGCACAGGACGACGCGTCCATCCCCGTGGCCCGGGTCAAATACGACGGTGGGGGCGACTGGTACAGTGATGAGGAGTCGCTGCGAGAGCTCTTCGCGTTTGCGCGTCAGCACACGCTCCTTGACGTGGGGCCGCAGGAGGAGACGGTCGAGCTCACCACCGATAAGCTCTTTGCGTTTCCGTACCTGTACCTCACCGGCCACGGAAACATCACCTTTTCCGGGGCGGAGGCCGATCGCCTGCGGCGGTATCTGCGGCGGGGCGGCTTCCTCCACATCGACGACAACTACGGCCTCGACGAGCACATCCGTCCCGAGCTGACGAAGGTCTTCCCGGAGAAACAGCTCGTGGAGGTGCCCTTCGACCATCCCGTTTACACCACGCCCTACGACTTCTCGGACGGGCTTCCCAAAATCCACGAGCACGACGGTGATCCCCCGAAGGGATACGGCTATTTCGACGATAACGGCCGTCTCATGGTGTTCTACACTGTCGAGACGGACCTGGGGGATGGGTGGGAGCCGGCTCCGGTCCACAGCAATCCCCCAGAGAAGCGGCGGGCGGCCCTTCGGATGGGGACCAACATTCTGATGTATGCCATGACGCACTGA
- a CDS encoding class I SAM-dependent methyltransferase, producing MSLYQRFFAHTLAWGDDAQDRLYGDHKRRLFVDLEGTVVEIGPGTGVNLPYLPDNVRWIGLEPNPHMHGYIRKQLETCDLDADVRTDSAQDTSLPDESVDAVVSTLVLCSVPDVMDTLAELRRVLRPGGRLLFIEHVAAERHTPLCWFQQGIRPVWQAVADGCRPDRDTGAQLRRAGFSTVEIERFDVGVPPVSPHIVGTATK from the coding sequence ATGTCTCTCTATCAACGCTTTTTTGCGCACACGCTGGCCTGGGGCGACGACGCCCAGGACCGCCTCTACGGCGACCACAAGCGCCGGCTCTTTGTGGACCTGGAGGGCACTGTGGTTGAGATCGGGCCGGGTACGGGCGTTAACCTGCCCTACCTTCCCGACAATGTCCGGTGGATTGGGCTGGAGCCCAATCCGCACATGCACGGGTACATCCGAAAGCAGCTGGAGACATGCGACCTCGACGCAGACGTTCGTACCGACTCAGCACAAGACACGAGCCTGCCGGATGAGAGCGTGGACGCCGTCGTTAGCACGCTCGTCCTCTGCTCCGTCCCCGACGTGATGGACACGCTGGCTGAACTTCGGCGTGTCCTGCGGCCCGGTGGGCGTCTCTTGTTTATCGAGCACGTCGCGGCGGAGCGGCACACGCCCCTCTGCTGGTTTCAGCAGGGGATTCGGCCCGTATGGCAGGCCGTGGCCGACGGGTGCCGTCCGGATCGCGATACCGGCGCGCAGCTCCGGCGCGCGGGATTCTCGACGGTCGAGATTGAACGATTCGACGTCGGGGTCCCGCCGGTGTCTCCGCACATCGTCGGGACGGCGACGAAGTGA
- the tatC gene encoding twin-arginine translocase subunit TatC yields the protein MPEVPSSQTDTPAGVQGDGAPGNGAPPDEKGVMSFLDHLEELRWTLIKAGAGVLVAIAACAFFSEWIVDRVLIGPTRPDFFMYDVLALEPESLELLNRTITGQFFADVGTIIVVGLITGSPVVVFYLWRFIEPALYPSEKQGMRFSAVSATFFFLLGAGFGYLILTPLALQFFAQYTLSEQIVNQFDIMTYFSMVTFWTMGTGLLFELPVIVYFLAKVGILTPEAMRTYRKYALIAVLGVAAFLTPPDPISQIIVAVPLLGLYELSIYVAKWVARGRAQALGMADE from the coding sequence ATGCCCGAGGTTCCATCCTCACAGACGGACACGCCCGCCGGGGTGCAGGGGGACGGGGCCCCAGGCAACGGGGCGCCCCCGGACGAGAAAGGGGTCATGTCATTCCTGGACCACCTCGAAGAGCTGCGTTGGACCCTGATCAAGGCCGGAGCCGGCGTACTCGTTGCCATCGCAGCGTGTGCGTTCTTCAGCGAGTGGATCGTGGACCGTGTCCTGATCGGGCCCACACGGCCGGATTTCTTCATGTACGACGTGCTGGCTCTGGAGCCGGAGAGCCTGGAGCTGCTCAACCGGACGATCACCGGTCAGTTTTTCGCGGACGTCGGGACCATCATCGTCGTGGGGCTCATCACCGGGTCGCCGGTCGTGGTCTTTTATCTCTGGCGGTTTATCGAGCCGGCCCTCTACCCCAGCGAGAAGCAGGGCATGCGCTTCTCGGCGGTCTCTGCCACCTTCTTTTTTCTGCTCGGCGCGGGCTTCGGCTACCTCATCCTCACCCCACTGGCCCTCCAATTTTTTGCCCAGTACACCCTCTCGGAGCAGATTGTCAACCAGTTCGACATCATGACCTACTTCAGCATGGTGACGTTCTGGACGATGGGCACGGGGCTTCTTTTTGAGCTGCCGGTGATCGTGTATTTCCTGGCGAAGGTGGGCATCCTGACCCCGGAGGCGATGCGGACGTACCGGAAGTATGCGCTCATCGCGGTGCTCGGCGTGGCGGCATTCTTGACGCCGCCGGACCCGATCTCGCAGATCATCGTCGCCGTGCCGCTGCTGGGCCTGTACGAGCTGTCGATCTACGTGGCCAAATGGGTTGCGCGGGGCCGGGCCCAGGCGCTTGGCATGGCGGACGAGTAG